The proteins below are encoded in one region of Mustelus asterias unplaced genomic scaffold, sMusAst1.hap1.1 HAP1_SCAFFOLD_44, whole genome shotgun sequence:
- the LOC144483019 gene encoding uncharacterized protein LOC144483019 — MMTRQRTRHSESSFTCSMCGKKFMCSSNLLAHQLDHIDEEPLQSSDSGDSVKNSEELAQHQLLHTDERPFSCSHCWKRFSQSSRLAEHQLLHTHERPFSCSHCGESFSDSVHLTEHQQVHTKDRPFSCSQCGKRFTQSSHYTEHQLIHSDERSFKCSECEKTFQTNNSLLRHQCTHSGERPFPCSVCGKRFNHSFHLLRHKLVHTGEKPFTCSECGNGYTRSSHLVIHQRIHTGERLFTCSECGRGFTRSTHLVMHKRIHIGERPFSCSVCGKRFTQSSALRTHKRVHTGERPFTCFVCGKSFPRLSHVVIHERVHTGERPYICHVCGRAFTCLHHMQKHQLVHTGEKAFICSVCGKRFPESSSLQRHERIHTGEKPFTCCVCGKGFVQSFDLVKHRRVHTRKKLLTCSVCEKRFTRTSRLLKHQKLHILPTKLDSAVAAENHTQD, encoded by the coding sequence ATGATGACACGACAGCGAACTCGCCATAGTGAgagttcattcacctgctccatgtgtggaaagaaattcatgtgttcgtccaacctgctggctcaccaactcgaTCACATTGATGAGGagcctcttcaaagctctgactctGGGGACAGCGTTAAAAACTCTGAGGAACTGgcccaacaccagctccttcacactgacgagagaccgttcagctgctcccactgctggaagaggttcagccagtcctcccgccttgcagagcaccagctccttcacacacacgagagaccgttcagctgctcccactgcgggGAGTCATTCAGCGactcagtgcatctcactgagcaccaacaagttcacaccaaggacaggccattcagctgctcccagtgtgggaagagattcactcagtcctcccactACACTGAGCACCAGCTCATTCACTCTGATGAGAGAAGTTTTAAATGCTCAGAGTGTGAGAAGACCTTTCAAACAAACAATAGTCTCCTGAGACACCAGTGcactcacagtggggagaggccgttcccgtgctctgtgtgtgggaagagattcaatcaTTCATTCCACCTTCTGAGGCACAAACTTgttcacacgggggagaaaccattcacctgctccgagtgtgggaatggATACACTCGCTCATCTCATCTTGTGatacaccaacgaattcacaccggagaaaggctgttcacctgctccgagtgtgggaggggattcactcgtTCAACACACCTTGTGATGCACAAGCGgattcacattggggagaggccattctcttgctctgtgtgtgggaagagattcactcagtcatccgccctgcgcacacacaagcgagttcacaccggggagaggccgttcacctgctttgtgtgtgggaagagtttcCCTCGTTTGTCCCATGTTGTGATACACgagcgggttcacaccggggagaggccgtacaTTTGTCATGTGTGCGGGAGGGCCTTTACTTGTTTACACCACATGCAGAAACACCAGcttgttcacaccggggagaaggccttcatctgctccgtgtgtgggaagcgtTTCCCTGAGTCCTCCAGCCTCCAGAGACACGAAcgcatccacactggggagaagcccttcacctgctgtgtgtgtgggaagggatttgttcAGTCGTTCGACCTGGTtaaacaccggcgagttcacaccaggaagAAGCtgctcacctgctctgtgtgtgagaagagatttactcggacatcccgcctgctgaaacaccagaaaCTTCACATCTTGCCGACAAAGCTGGACTCTGCTGTTGCTGCTGagaatcacacccaggactga
- the LOC144483022 gene encoding uncharacterized protein LOC144483022 — protein MEENSTIHSGEKLYTCSVCGQDFNQSSGLSEHNCSHNREKLWKCGDCEKGFKSPSLLEIHQRSHTGERPFTCSHCGKGFTQSSSLHIHQRTHTEERPFTCSLCGKAFNRSFSLALHKRTHTGEKPFTCSVCGKGFNQSSNLAKHKRIHSEDRPFTCSVCGKGFKASSMLKKHQRVHNGERPFSCSQCGKRFALSANLLTHQRIHTGERPFICSQCGKGFTQSSSLQIHQRTHTGERPFSCSVCGKAFSQSSNLTLHQQVHTGEKPFTCSQCGKGFARSSNLLIHLRVHTGERPLTCSQCGKRFTDSSHLLAHQRTHTGEKPFSCSQCGKGFAHSGNLWTHQRVHTGERPFICSQCGKGFSQSSNLAIHKRIHTGERMFTCSQCGKGFAHSHTLQVHQRVHTGEKPFTCSVCGKGFSQSSNLLKHQRIHKELL, from the coding sequence atggaagaaaatagcaccattcacagtggagagaaactgtacacgtgttctgtgtgtggacaagacttcaaccaatcatctggcctttcggaacataattgcagtcacaacagggagaaactgtggaaatgtggggactgtgagaagggattcaaatccccatccttgctggaaattcatcaacgtagtcacacaggggagaggccattcacctgctcccactgtgggaaaggattcactcagtcatccagtttacatatacaccagaggactcacactgaggagaggccattcacctgctctctgtgtgggaaggcATTCAATCGGTCATTCAGCCTAGCATTGCACAAGCGAACTCACacgggggagaaaccattcacctgctctgtgtgtgggaagggattcaatcagtcatcaaACCTAGCAAAACACAAGCGAATTCACAGTGAGgacagaccattcacttgctctgtgtgtgggaagggcttcAAAGCATCGTCCATGCTAAAAaaacaccagcgcgttcacaatggggagaggccattcagctgttctcaatgtgggaagagattcgcgCTGTCAGCCAACctcctgacacaccagcgaattcacactggggagaggccgttcatctgctcccagtgtgggaagggattcactcagtcatccagcttaCAAATACACCAGAggacccacactggggagagaccattcagctgttctgtttgtgggaaggCATTCAGTCAGTCATCAAACCTCAcattacaccagcaagttcacactggggaaaagccattcacttgctcccagtgtgggaagggatttgctcgctCATCCAACCTCCTGATACAcctgcgagttcacactggggagaggccgttaacttgctcccagtgtgggaagcgattcactgaCTCATCTCACCTGCTGgcacaccagcgaactcacactggggagaagcctttcagctgctcccagtgtgggaagggatttgcacaCTCAGGCAATctgtggacacaccagcgagttcacactggggagagaccgttcatctgttcccaatgtgggaagggattcagtcaatcatccaacctagcaatacacaaacggattcacactggggagaggatgTTCACTTGTTCCCAATGTGGGAAGGGCtttgctcactcacacacgctgcaggttcaccaacgagttcacactggggagaagccgttcacttgctctgtgtgtgggaagggattcagtcagtcatcaaatctgctgaaacaccagcgaattcacaaggaACTATTGTGA